A stretch of Lysinibacillus agricola DNA encodes these proteins:
- the mltG gene encoding endolytic transglycosylase MltG: MNNGSKKQEMFSKMQERKSEVKIVRKIVAIVTIAFVLILGIVGLLGYNYVKSALKPIDPDATKTIAVEVPIGSSLGSISTLLEKEGIIKDSRVFKYYAKFKNESKFQAGDYDLTQAMTFDELIESLKTGKVYRKPVFTMTIPEGLTLEQIGNIVEKKTPYTEKEFMDLVTSDTFVQQMKANYPELVTDAVLADNIRYDLEGYLFPATYSYFEEKPSLESIVDEMVGAMDKIVKNYSDVLAEKKMSVHQLLTFASLLEEEATAQTDRETIASVFYNRMDQGMPLQTDPTVLYALGSHKDRVLYEDLEVDNVYNTYKNKGLPPGPIAGAGKTSIEASLNPSKTDYLFFLADKEGVNHFSKTYDEHLQKVEKYLRKSE; this comes from the coding sequence GTGAATAACGGTTCAAAAAAACAAGAAATGTTTTCAAAAATGCAAGAAAGAAAATCCGAGGTAAAAATTGTGAGAAAAATCGTTGCTATTGTTACAATTGCTTTTGTTCTAATATTAGGGATTGTCGGTTTACTAGGCTATAATTATGTGAAGAGTGCCTTAAAACCAATAGATCCGGATGCGACTAAAACAATAGCAGTTGAAGTACCAATTGGTTCAAGTTTAGGCTCTATTTCGACTTTACTAGAGAAAGAAGGCATTATTAAAGATTCTCGTGTTTTTAAATACTATGCCAAATTTAAAAATGAATCAAAATTCCAAGCAGGGGATTATGATTTAACTCAGGCAATGACATTTGATGAGCTAATAGAAAGTTTAAAAACTGGGAAGGTATACCGTAAGCCAGTCTTTACGATGACGATTCCAGAAGGTTTAACGCTTGAACAAATTGGTAATATTGTTGAAAAGAAAACGCCATACACTGAAAAGGAATTTATGGACTTAGTAACAAGCGATACATTTGTTCAACAAATGAAGGCTAACTACCCTGAGCTTGTGACAGATGCGGTTTTAGCCGATAATATTCGCTATGATTTAGAGGGCTATTTATTCCCTGCAACTTATTCTTACTTTGAAGAAAAACCTTCATTAGAATCGATTGTAGATGAAATGGTGGGGGCTATGGACAAGATTGTGAAGAATTACAGCGATGTTCTAGCTGAAAAGAAAATGTCTGTGCATCAATTATTAACATTTGCTTCATTATTGGAAGAAGAAGCTACTGCCCAAACAGATCGAGAAACGATAGCGAGCGTATTCTATAATCGTATGGATCAAGGGATGCCACTACAAACAGACCCAACTGTTTTATATGCGCTTGGTTCCCATAAAGATCGTGTACTATATGAAGATTTAGAAGTAGATAATGTCTATAATACTTATAAAAATAAAGGCTTACCACCAGGTCCTATTGCAGGTGCTGGAAAAACTTCGATTGAAGCATCGCTAAATCCAAGTAAAACAGATTACCTATTCTTCTTAGCGGATAAAGAGGGTGTCAACCACTTCTCGAAAACATATGATGAACATTTACAAAAAGTAGAAAAATATTTGCGCAAGTCAGAGTAA
- a CDS encoding DUF1292 domain-containing protein — MSEETQEFLIVGEDGKEQKCRVVFTFDAEEKSYVLFSLIDEDGNEIPGDISAMTFDYDDNNGEMTNLQPVETEAEWEMINEVVLTLLDEFQEEPQLITVTDEDGSDQVCEVIHTFSSEQFGKSYVLYVLSTDEPIEERDIFAAQYVPGNDGTIEELLPIETDEEWAFVEDVLNDL, encoded by the coding sequence ATGAGTGAAGAAACACAAGAGTTTCTTATAGTTGGAGAGGATGGCAAGGAGCAAAAATGCCGTGTGGTCTTTACCTTCGATGCAGAGGAGAAATCATATGTATTGTTTTCGTTAATTGACGAAGATGGTAACGAAATTCCTGGAGACATTTCTGCTATGACATTTGATTACGATGATAACAATGGAGAAATGACAAATTTACAGCCTGTTGAAACTGAGGCAGAATGGGAAATGATTAATGAGGTAGTCCTAACACTTCTAGACGAGTTTCAGGAGGAGCCGCAGCTAATTACAGTAACAGATGAGGATGGATCAGATCAGGTTTGTGAGGTCATTCATACATTTTCGTCAGAACAGTTTGGCAAATCCTATGTACTATATGTTCTGTCAACGGACGAACCGATAGAGGAACGAGATATTTTTGCTGCCCAATACGTACCTGGAAATGACGGAACAATTGAAGAATTATTACCCATTGAAACAGATGAAGAATGGGCATTTGTTGAAGATGTATTAAATGATTTGTAA
- a CDS encoding DUF1292 domain-containing protein, with amino-acid sequence MAHEHNHEEELHVQHITVIDENGNEQLCEVIHVHESAEFGKSYVFYSMVGAEEDADGSVEIFVSSFVPSENGEDGELTPIETEAEWDMVEDVLNALEDENED; translated from the coding sequence ATGGCACACGAGCACAACCATGAAGAAGAATTACATGTACAACACATTACAGTGATTGACGAGAACGGAAACGAACAGCTTTGTGAAGTGATTCACGTACATGAATCGGCTGAATTTGGTAAATCATACGTATTTTACTCTATGGTAGGTGCAGAAGAAGATGCAGATGGTTCTGTAGAAATCTTCGTATCTTCATTTGTACCATCTGAAAATGGTGAAGATGGTGAGTTAACACCAATCGAAACAGAAGCAGAGTGGGATATGGTAGAAGACGTATTAAACGCTTTAGAGGATGAAAACGAGGACTAA
- the ruvX gene encoding Holliday junction resolvase RuvX: MRIMGLDVGSKTVGVAVSDALGWTAQGIETVKIDEANGEFGIDRIAELVKEYVITEFVVGYPKNMNNTVGPRGEASEDYKKLLEDTFSLPVKLWDERLTTMAAERMLIDADVSRKKRKQVIDKMAAVMILQGYLDSKN; encoded by the coding sequence ATGAGAATTATGGGATTAGACGTTGGGTCAAAAACCGTAGGCGTTGCCGTTAGTGATGCTCTAGGGTGGACGGCCCAAGGTATTGAAACCGTAAAAATTGATGAAGCAAACGGCGAGTTCGGAATTGACCGTATAGCCGAGCTAGTAAAGGAATATGTTATAACAGAATTTGTTGTAGGATACCCGAAAAACATGAATAATACGGTGGGACCGCGTGGAGAGGCTTCTGAAGACTATAAAAAGCTTTTAGAAGATACATTTTCATTACCGGTCAAGCTTTGGGATGAACGTTTAACAACGATGGCTGCAGAGCGTATGCTAATCGATGCGGACGTAAGTCGCAAAAAGCGTAAGCAAGTCATTGATAAAATGGCTGCTGTGATGATTTTACAAGGCTATTTAGATAGCAAAAATTAA
- a CDS encoding IreB family regulatory phosphoprotein translates to MSSFDQTMKFNFPEESMEQEVKQVMLKVHSSLEEKGYNPINQIVGYLLSGDPAYIPRHQDARNLIRKLERDEILEELVKFYIKKNNEG, encoded by the coding sequence ATGAGTTCATTTGATCAAACGATGAAATTTAATTTTCCAGAAGAATCAATGGAACAGGAAGTCAAGCAGGTAATGTTGAAAGTACATTCTTCTTTAGAGGAAAAGGGATATAATCCTATCAATCAGATTGTCGGTTATTTACTTTCTGGTGATCCGGCGTATATTCCTCGCCATCAGGATGCTCGTAATTTAATTCGCAAGCTTGAGCGTGATGAAATTCTAGAAGAGCTTGTTAAATTTTATATTAAAAAGAATAACGAGGGCTAG
- the alaS gene encoding alanine--tRNA ligase codes for MKAVEIRRMYLEFFKEKGHHHEPSAPLVPINDPSLLWINSGVATLKPYFDGRIIPDNPRITNAQKSIRTNDIENVGKTARHHTFFEMLGNFSIGDYFKKEAIHFAWEFLTNKKWMGFDPELLSITIHPEDQEAYDVWHNEIGIPEERLIRLEGNFWDIGEGPSGPNSEIFYDRGEEYGSDENDPEMYPGGENERYLEIWNLVFSQFNHNPDGTYTPLPKQNIDTGMGLERIVSVVQNVPTNFDTDLFMPIIEKIEQLANRKYKLPGEVALSEIFGSEEDINTPFKVIADHIRTVAFAIGDGALPSNEGRGYVLRRLLRRAVRYAKQIGIEKPFMFELVPTVGEIMNDFYPEVTEKCEFIQRVIKNEEIRFHETLDGGLAIFNEVVEAQKAAGHDYIPGADAFRLYDTYGFPIELTEEYAEEVGMKVDHEGFEAAMEEQRERARAARQDVDSMQVQSEVLANLTVASEFVGFDALSVDTEIAAMIVNGQVTKVASEGQEALVILAKTPFYAEMGGQIADSGVIANDSFTAIVKDVQKAPNGQPLHTVLVESGEMHVEDAVKAVVNRDERNLIIKNHTATHIMQRALKDVLGDHVNQAGSYVGPDRLRFDFSHFGQVTKEELQQIERIVNEKVWDDIEVVIEEKGIDEAKAMGAMALFGEKYGDVVRVVSIGDYSIELCGGIHVKRSSEIGFFKIVSEGGIGAGTRRIEAVTGKVAYETVKEEEALLNDAAALLKANPKDIVTKVHALQADYKELQRENEALSQKIANAQAGAIVDAAQTFGDVTVLSTKVEAKDNNQLRQMMDDLKAKMPKAVIVLGAVDGDKVMLCAGVTKDLVGGNYHAGNIVKMVAEACAGKGGGRPDMAMAGAKDASKLDEALLSVYDYVKSI; via the coding sequence ATGAAAGCAGTAGAAATTCGCCGCATGTATTTAGAATTCTTTAAAGAAAAAGGTCATCATCATGAGCCATCAGCACCGCTTGTGCCAATCAATGACCCATCATTACTTTGGATTAACTCAGGTGTTGCAACACTTAAACCATATTTCGATGGTCGTATCATTCCTGACAATCCACGTATTACAAATGCTCAAAAATCAATTCGTACAAATGATATTGAAAACGTAGGTAAAACGGCTCGACACCATACGTTTTTTGAAATGCTTGGTAACTTCTCAATTGGGGATTACTTTAAAAAAGAAGCTATTCATTTTGCATGGGAATTCTTAACAAATAAAAAATGGATGGGCTTTGATCCGGAGCTTTTATCTATTACTATCCATCCTGAAGATCAAGAAGCGTATGACGTTTGGCATAACGAAATTGGTATTCCTGAAGAGCGTTTAATCCGACTAGAGGGGAACTTCTGGGATATTGGTGAAGGTCCATCTGGTCCTAACTCAGAAATTTTTTATGACCGTGGGGAAGAATACGGTTCAGATGAAAATGATCCAGAGATGTATCCAGGTGGTGAAAATGAACGCTATCTTGAAATTTGGAACTTAGTGTTCTCTCAATTCAACCATAATCCTGATGGCACATATACACCGCTACCAAAGCAAAATATTGATACTGGTATGGGTCTAGAGCGTATCGTATCAGTTGTTCAAAATGTTCCAACGAACTTTGATACTGATTTATTCATGCCTATTATTGAAAAAATCGAGCAGTTAGCAAATCGCAAATATAAACTTCCAGGTGAAGTAGCGCTAAGTGAAATCTTCGGTTCAGAAGAAGATATCAACACACCATTTAAAGTTATCGCGGACCATATCCGTACAGTGGCGTTTGCCATTGGTGATGGTGCTCTTCCTTCAAATGAAGGTCGTGGTTATGTATTACGTCGTTTACTACGTCGAGCTGTGCGCTATGCAAAACAAATCGGTATTGAAAAGCCATTTATGTTTGAATTAGTACCAACTGTTGGTGAAATTATGAATGATTTCTACCCAGAAGTAACGGAAAAATGTGAGTTTATCCAACGTGTTATTAAAAATGAAGAAATTCGCTTCCATGAAACATTAGACGGTGGTCTTGCTATCTTTAACGAAGTAGTAGAGGCTCAAAAAGCAGCTGGCCATGACTATATTCCAGGTGCAGATGCGTTCCGTTTATATGATACTTACGGTTTCCCAATCGAATTAACAGAAGAGTATGCGGAAGAAGTAGGCATGAAGGTAGACCATGAAGGCTTTGAAGCAGCAATGGAAGAACAACGTGAACGCGCACGTGCAGCTCGTCAAGATGTGGACTCTATGCAAGTACAAAGTGAAGTGTTAGCAAACTTGACGGTTGCAAGTGAATTTGTAGGCTTTGATGCATTATCTGTAGACACAGAAATTGCGGCGATGATTGTTAATGGTCAAGTAACAAAAGTAGCATCTGAAGGTCAAGAAGCACTAGTTATTTTAGCTAAAACACCATTCTATGCTGAAATGGGTGGTCAAATTGCGGATAGCGGTGTTATTGCTAATGATAGCTTTACTGCCATTGTAAAAGATGTACAAAAAGCACCAAATGGTCAGCCGCTTCATACAGTACTTGTAGAATCTGGCGAAATGCATGTTGAAGATGCGGTGAAAGCAGTAGTTAACCGTGATGAACGTAATTTAATTATTAAAAACCATACAGCAACACATATTATGCAACGTGCATTAAAAGATGTACTAGGTGATCATGTTAACCAAGCAGGTTCATATGTAGGACCTGATCGTTTACGCTTCGACTTTTCTCACTTCGGTCAAGTGACAAAAGAGGAATTACAGCAAATTGAACGTATCGTAAATGAAAAAGTGTGGGATGATATAGAGGTTGTGATTGAAGAAAAGGGCATCGATGAAGCAAAAGCTATGGGTGCAATGGCATTATTCGGTGAGAAATATGGTGATGTTGTTCGCGTTGTTTCAATTGGTGACTACTCTATTGAGCTTTGCGGTGGTATTCACGTAAAACGTTCTTCTGAAATTGGCTTCTTCAAAATTGTTTCAGAAGGTGGTATCGGTGCAGGTACTCGCCGTATTGAGGCCGTTACAGGTAAAGTTGCATATGAAACAGTAAAAGAAGAAGAAGCGTTATTAAACGATGCAGCAGCTTTATTAAAAGCAAATCCAAAAGATATTGTGACAAAAGTACATGCGTTACAAGCTGACTACAAAGAATTACAACGTGAAAATGAGGCATTATCTCAAAAAATCGCAAATGCACAAGCGGGTGCTATTGTGGATGCAGCGCAAACTTTTGGTGATGTAACAGTTCTTTCTACCAAAGTTGAGGCGAAGGATAATAATCAACTGCGCCAAATGATGGATGACTTAAAAGCTAAAATGCCTAAAGCTGTTATCGTTCTTGGTGCTGTCGATGGCGATAAGGTTATGCTATGTGCGGGTGTCACAAAAGATTTAGTTGGTGGCAATTACCATGCAGGAAATATCGTAAAAATGGTAGCAGAAGCATGTGCTGGTAAAGGTGGCGGTCGTCCAGATATGGCGATGGCAGGTGCAAAAGATGCATCAAAACTTGATGAAGCACTACTTTCTGTGTATGATTATGTTAAATCCATTTAA
- a CDS encoding magnesium transporter CorA family protein has translation MLLIYKSNSEGKFEQTSNIGYNSWLHLEAPTSSEIEHVMAALAIPSDFLTDSLDIEERPRIEERDGAVLIVIHIPYDRIDVESSSQDVKYRTIPMGIVHTEHHMITICREELPFMKDLFNGEMTLFETHMKTRNTLNILSITARAYIDILATIEREVSLAERELAKSYRNSELYTLLYLNESLIYMVTSLKQMKFTMQKTLQGSNIILDEDDANILDDVLIEIDQAYEVTEINQVNLNNIMDAYGNVIQNNVSQVLKLLASFTIILSVPMLIASIYGMNVPLPYQNTSNAFWVVMVVMVLLTGLSTFVFYKKNYFSR, from the coding sequence ATGCTTTTAATATACAAAAGTAATTCTGAAGGTAAGTTTGAGCAAACATCAAATATTGGTTATAACAGTTGGCTTCATCTCGAAGCACCAACATCCAGTGAAATTGAACATGTGATGGCAGCTCTTGCTATTCCAAGCGATTTTTTAACCGATTCACTCGATATAGAAGAACGCCCGCGAATTGAAGAACGTGACGGGGCTGTCTTGATTGTTATTCATATTCCTTATGATCGAATAGATGTTGAGAGCTCTTCTCAAGACGTGAAATATCGAACAATTCCTATGGGTATCGTTCACACTGAACATCATATGATTACGATATGTAGAGAAGAGCTACCTTTCATGAAAGATCTGTTTAATGGCGAGATGACTCTTTTTGAGACACACATGAAAACGCGCAACACCTTAAATATATTAAGTATAACTGCGCGGGCGTATATTGATATTTTAGCTACTATTGAACGGGAAGTCTCTTTAGCAGAAAGGGAACTTGCCAAGTCATATCGTAATAGTGAGTTGTACACATTACTATACTTGAATGAAAGTCTTATATATATGGTAACATCACTAAAACAGATGAAATTTACTATGCAAAAAACATTACAGGGGAGCAATATCATATTAGATGAAGACGATGCAAATATTTTAGACGACGTGCTTATTGAGATAGATCAAGCGTATGAAGTGACGGAAATCAATCAAGTTAATTTAAATAATATTATGGATGCATATGGTAACGTAATTCAAAACAACGTAAGCCAAGTACTCAAATTACTCGCTTCATTTACAATCATATTGTCGGTGCCGATGTTAATTGCCAGCATTTATGGGATGAATGTGCCGCTACCATATCAAAATACATCAAATGCATTTTGGGTAGTAATGGTCGTAATGGTCTTGTTGACTGGTTTGTCTACCTTCGTTTTTTACAAAAAAAATTATTTTTCTCGATAG
- a CDS encoding magnesium transporter CorA family protein has product MLTIYQSNSSGQLQLVSNIVHNTLLYLVDPTDTEISQVSNKLNIPKDFIRDSLDINERPRIEKDDSSMVIILNSPVAMNEERLYEEIPYRTIPIGIIHVKDHLVIVTKKDNPICRDIFSGKYGTFQTHMKTRITLLLFEAIAQSYLDFLKRIKVQVGRLQQELKESHNNRELFGLININKSLVYFSTSLRAMHNVFLHLSKGQDIKLYEEDEKMLHNALVDLEQAAEVTEMRSLSLSNLMDAYAAITHNNLNSVLKILTTITIVLMIPTIMGSIFAMNVPLPYEDQPFMFTVIIGLMAGISGGLVYVFYKTKFLRF; this is encoded by the coding sequence ATGCTTACGATATACCAAAGTAATTCATCAGGTCAATTACAACTGGTATCTAACATTGTCCACAACACGTTGCTTTATCTTGTGGATCCGACAGATACCGAAATTTCTCAAGTTTCAAATAAACTTAATATTCCAAAAGATTTTATTCGCGATTCCTTAGACATCAATGAGCGACCTCGGATTGAAAAGGATGATTCGTCAATGGTCATCATTCTCAATTCTCCTGTGGCGATGAATGAGGAACGTTTGTACGAAGAAATTCCTTATCGGACGATACCAATCGGCATTATCCATGTGAAAGATCATTTGGTGATTGTTACAAAAAAAGACAATCCAATATGTAGAGATATATTTTCAGGGAAGTATGGAACATTTCAAACGCATATGAAGACTCGAATAACATTGCTACTTTTTGAAGCAATTGCCCAGTCGTATCTTGATTTTCTCAAGCGAATAAAAGTACAAGTTGGACGATTACAACAAGAATTGAAAGAATCACATAACAACCGCGAGCTATTCGGCTTGATTAATATCAATAAAAGTTTAGTATATTTTTCAACATCTTTGAGAGCTATGCACAATGTATTTTTACACCTTTCCAAAGGGCAAGATATAAAACTATATGAAGAAGATGAGAAAATGCTGCATAATGCGCTAGTAGACCTTGAACAAGCAGCGGAAGTAACGGAAATGCGTAGTCTTAGTTTAAGTAATCTAATGGATGCGTACGCGGCAATCACTCATAATAACCTAAATAGCGTTTTGAAAATACTAACTACCATTACTATTGTCCTGATGATTCCAACTATTATGGGGAGTATTTTCGCAATGAACGTTCCATTGCCTTATGAAGATCAACCATTCATGTTTACGGTGATTATTGGGCTCATGGCAGGCATTAGTGGAGGTCTTGTCTACGTATTTTACAAAACAAAATTTTTACGTTTTTAA
- a CDS encoding magnesium transporter CorA family protein, translated as MLKIYKSGGEGLLQEQSKIVQGSCVYLTEPSEEEIQYVVSHLGVPIDFISDSLDIDERSRVEKNGNDFLMIVNVPIKMPNGEVIPYRTIPIGIIQTNDVIVIICRVNHPILQEFSNILVKDIYPNMSASYILQLLLVSARYYLHCLDDIDQKVIVSEKIIQKSIKNSEVYTLLNINKSLVYFSKALKVNLVMLKKLSRVLNLEMNEEDEKRMQATFNEMQQAFDTSQIYNENLSNLMDAYSAAIEINLSVVVKVLTAFTIILTFPTMVATIYGMNFPLPKQDEEYALAVLMSISTVISLLTGWIFYKTKLF; from the coding sequence ATGCTTAAAATCTATAAAAGTGGCGGAGAAGGGCTACTGCAAGAACAGTCCAAGATCGTTCAGGGTAGCTGTGTATATCTCACGGAACCATCAGAAGAGGAGATTCAGTACGTTGTTAGTCACCTTGGAGTACCAATTGACTTTATCAGTGACTCCCTCGATATTGATGAACGATCACGTGTAGAAAAAAATGGGAATGATTTTTTGATGATTGTCAATGTGCCAATAAAAATGCCAAATGGTGAAGTTATACCATATAGGACAATTCCGATTGGTATTATTCAAACAAATGATGTAATTGTTATAATTTGTCGCGTCAATCATCCTATTTTACAGGAATTTAGCAATATTCTTGTTAAGGATATTTACCCCAATATGAGCGCATCTTATATTTTACAGCTATTGCTTGTTTCGGCCCGTTACTATTTACATTGCCTTGATGATATTGATCAAAAAGTTATTGTATCTGAAAAAATAATACAAAAATCGATAAAAAACAGTGAAGTGTATACTTTGCTCAATATAAATAAAAGTCTTGTTTATTTCTCAAAGGCGCTAAAAGTCAATCTTGTGATGCTGAAAAAATTGTCAAGAGTGCTGAACTTGGAGATGAACGAAGAAGATGAAAAACGGATGCAAGCTACTTTTAATGAGATGCAGCAAGCATTCGATACATCACAAATTTACAACGAAAATTTAAGTAATTTAATGGACGCTTATTCTGCTGCAATTGAAATTAACCTTAGTGTCGTAGTGAAAGTTTTAACTGCTTTTACGATTATCTTGACGTTTCCGACGATGGTCGCAACGATATATGGGATGAATTTCCCATTACCAAAGCAGGATGAAGAATACGCATTAGCAGTCCTTATGTCCATCTCCACAGTCATTAGCTTGTTGACAGGATGGATATTTTACAAAACAAAGCTATTTTAA